The genomic region GTCAGCACCCGCAGGGAGATCCCGGGACGCGCCCCGACCTGAAACCCGGCCACCAGGGCCGGCGGCTCCTGCATGCCGTGGTCCTCGGGGCACTGCGGGCAATCCTCCTGCGTCGTCCGCGGCGGGCGGCACGTCTCGCAGGTGTTCAGGTACTGGAGCGACCCCTCCAGCTCCTTTTCGAGCGCCGCGAAGCGCTCGAGCGCGGCCCGCGTTTCCGCGAGCCGCTTCTCGAAGGTCGCGCGCACCACTTTCATCGCGTCGGGACCGTAATGGGTGGCTTGCCAAGCTTTCAGAAGATCTTGAATCTGATGAAGCGTGAATCCGCTTTCCTGAAGCAGCTCGATCCACCGGATGCGCGTGAGCGCGCTCTCGTCGTAGAGCCGAAAGCCGCCGTGCGAACGGGCGGTAGGAGCCAGAAGGCCCAGCTCTTCGTACAGCCGCAGCGCCCGGACCGACTTCCCCGTGCGCCGCGCCATGTCTCCAACTTTGAGCAGCTTGGACGAGTCGTGGTTTTCCATGGGTCTCCGGAATCGGCTTTCGAGGGCATCATACCCTTACGTACACGTTAGATTCCAGCGGAAAAGCGAGGGATCCAGGCTTTTGTGGTATATAGAGGTAGGCTGGCGGGACAGCGGGACTGGCCGCTCGTATTGGGGACGGGCCGGTACCCACAACCAAGAAGGAGTTTCCGTGAACCACCATCGAGCGACCAAACTGACCCTGGCTCTCTTGGGCCTTGCGGTGGTCCTGAGCGTGTACGCGCTCGGGTGCAAGAAGGACAAAACGACCAATCCGACGGGCGGAGGCGGTCCTGCCGACGTGACGATCCAG from Candidatus Binatia bacterium harbors:
- a CDS encoding MerR family transcriptional regulator translates to MENHDSSKLLKVGDMARRTGKSVRALRLYEELGLLAPTARSHGGFRLYDESALTRIRWIELLQESGFTLHQIQDLLKAWQATHYGPDAMKVVRATFEKRLAETRAALERFAALEKELEGSLQYLNTCETCRPPRTTQEDCPQCPEDHGMQEPPALVAGFQVGARPGISLRVLTTESA